Proteins co-encoded in one Streptomyces sp. NBC_01283 genomic window:
- a CDS encoding nucleobase:cation symporter-2 family protein — protein MAQPAGGPSKGPCSTPSDIAGGESTPACHPVDEKLHPSRLVPAALQHIAAMYAGVVTPPLIIGQACGLDTVAQTRLIAAGLLIAGLATILQTLGVKGFVGNRLPFVNAASSAGIAPILAIAETNAKGDQLPAIYGAVMVAGVFCLAIGPFFGRLLRFFPPLVTGVVITLIGVTLMPVPVKWAQGGDDTDPTFGDMKYLALAAFTLVVILLFQRFGRGFLKQVALLAGMFIGTLAAIPFGMADFTSVQSAPLAALPTPFAAGAPTFQPAAILSLCIVMLVLMTESAAGMLALGEICDRETDGKTITRGLRTDGIATLLGPVFGGFPTSAFAQNVGVVSLTRVRSRYVVAVAGGALIVLGAFPVLGAVVNVVPMPVLGGAGIVLFGSIAVSGIRTLSEAGLDDSSNIILVAVALGAGIIPLAAPTFYAEFPAWAQTVLGSGISAGALTAVLLNLFFNHLGTRSPAAAALKSS, from the coding sequence ATGGCACAGCCTGCAGGAGGGCCTTCCAAAGGTCCGTGTTCCACCCCATCGGACATAGCCGGCGGAGAGTCAACTCCCGCCTGTCACCCGGTGGACGAGAAGCTCCACCCCTCGCGGCTGGTCCCCGCCGCGCTCCAGCACATCGCCGCCATGTACGCGGGCGTCGTCACTCCGCCGCTGATCATCGGGCAGGCCTGCGGCCTCGACACCGTGGCCCAGACCCGGCTCATCGCGGCGGGACTGCTGATCGCCGGACTCGCCACCATCCTCCAGACGCTCGGCGTCAAGGGATTCGTCGGCAACCGGCTCCCCTTCGTCAACGCCGCCTCGTCGGCCGGCATCGCGCCCATCCTCGCCATCGCCGAGACCAACGCCAAAGGCGACCAACTCCCGGCCATCTACGGCGCGGTGATGGTCGCGGGCGTCTTCTGCCTCGCCATCGGCCCGTTCTTCGGCAGGCTGCTGCGCTTCTTCCCACCCCTGGTCACCGGGGTCGTCATCACCCTCATCGGCGTCACGCTGATGCCCGTGCCCGTGAAGTGGGCGCAGGGCGGGGACGACACCGACCCGACGTTCGGCGACATGAAGTATCTGGCGCTCGCCGCCTTCACCCTCGTCGTGATCCTGCTCTTCCAGCGCTTCGGGCGCGGCTTCCTCAAGCAAGTCGCCCTGCTGGCAGGCATGTTCATCGGAACGCTCGCCGCGATCCCGTTCGGCATGGCCGATTTCACCTCCGTGCAGAGCGCCCCGCTCGCCGCGCTGCCGACGCCGTTCGCCGCCGGTGCCCCCACCTTCCAGCCCGCCGCGATCCTCTCGCTCTGCATCGTCATGCTGGTCCTGATGACCGAGTCGGCGGCCGGCATGCTCGCCCTCGGCGAGATCTGCGACCGCGAGACCGACGGGAAGACCATCACCCGCGGCCTGCGCACCGACGGCATCGCGACGCTGCTGGGCCCCGTCTTCGGCGGCTTCCCGACCTCCGCCTTCGCGCAGAACGTCGGTGTCGTCTCCCTGACACGTGTACGCAGTCGCTATGTCGTCGCCGTCGCCGGTGGCGCGCTCATCGTGCTCGGCGCCTTCCCCGTGCTCGGCGCCGTCGTCAACGTGGTCCCCATGCCGGTACTCGGCGGCGCGGGCATCGTCCTCTTCGGCTCCATCGCGGTGAGCGGCATCCGTACGCTCTCCGAGGCGGGCCTGGACGACAGCTCCAACATCATCCTGGTGGCGGTCGCGCTCGGAGCGGGCATCATCCCGCTCGCCGCGCCCACCTTCTACGCCGAATTCCCGGCCTGGGCGCAGACCGTCCTGGGCTCCGGAATCAGTGCGGGAGCGCTGACCGCGGTCCTGCTCAACCTGTTCTTCAACCATCTCGGCACCCGCAGCCCCGCGGCCGCGGCACTCAAATCTTCCTAG
- the pucL gene encoding factor-independent urate hydroxylase, translated as MPTILGQNQYGKAENRVVKITRDGDTHHIKDLNVSVALSGDMDDVHYSGSNANVLPTDTTKNTVFAFAKEYGIESAEQFGIHLARHFVTSQEPIKVARIRIQEYSWERIATSDNNSKFIGSDEVNHSFARKGQELRTTQITFDGENWEIISGLKDLTVMNSTNSEFWGYVKDKYTTLKEAYDRILCTDVSAAWRYNWTSDADRMPNWEKSYEQAKKHILQAFAETYSLSLQQTLYQMGSRVINSRSEIDEIRFSLPNNHHFLVDLEPFGLKNDNEVYFAADRPYGLIEATVLRDGVQPKIPVDMTNL; from the coding sequence ATGCCCACGATTCTCGGCCAGAACCAGTACGGCAAAGCAGAGAACCGCGTCGTCAAGATCACGCGGGACGGCGACACCCACCACATCAAGGACCTGAACGTCTCGGTCGCGCTCTCCGGCGACATGGACGACGTGCACTACTCCGGCTCGAACGCCAACGTCCTGCCGACGGACACCACCAAGAACACGGTGTTCGCCTTCGCCAAGGAGTACGGCATCGAGTCCGCCGAGCAGTTCGGCATCCACCTCGCCCGTCACTTCGTGACGTCGCAGGAGCCGATCAAGGTCGCCCGGATCCGCATCCAGGAGTACTCCTGGGAGCGCATCGCGACCTCGGACAACAACTCCAAGTTCATCGGCTCGGACGAGGTGAACCACTCCTTCGCCCGCAAGGGCCAGGAGCTGCGCACGACGCAGATCACCTTCGACGGCGAGAACTGGGAGATCATCTCCGGGCTCAAGGACCTCACGGTCATGAACTCCACCAACTCGGAGTTCTGGGGCTACGTCAAGGACAAGTACACGACGCTGAAGGAGGCGTACGACCGCATCCTGTGCACCGACGTCTCCGCCGCCTGGCGTTACAACTGGACCAGCGACGCCGACCGGATGCCCAACTGGGAGAAGTCGTACGAGCAGGCCAAGAAGCACATCCTGCAGGCCTTCGCCGAGACGTACTCCCTCTCACTGCAGCAGACCCTCTACCAAATGGGTTCGCGCGTCATCAACAGCCGGAGCGAGATCGACGAGATCCGCTTCTCGCTGCCGAACAACCACCACTTCCTGGTGGACCTCGAGCCCTTCGGGCTGAAGAACGACAACGAGGTCTACTTCGCGGCGGACCGCCCCTACGGCCTGATCGAGGCCACGGTTCTCAGGGACGGCGTCCAGCCGAAGATCCCGGTCGACATGACCAACCTCTGA
- the uraH gene encoding hydroxyisourate hydrolase has translation MSTDTTASVSTHILDTSVGRPAEGVAISLTARSGRDAEWVALGGSATDADGRCKDLPALPEGTTHVRLDFEVETYFSKKQAEAQQDAPRVRDSGAFFPEVAITFAVTPGEHYHVPLLLNPFGYSVYRGS, from the coding sequence ATGAGCACTGACACCACCGCCTCGGTGTCCACGCACATCCTGGACACCAGCGTCGGCCGCCCCGCCGAGGGCGTCGCCATCTCGCTCACGGCCCGCAGCGGCCGTGACGCCGAGTGGGTGGCGCTCGGCGGCTCCGCGACCGACGCGGACGGGCGCTGCAAGGACCTCCCGGCCCTGCCGGAGGGCACGACCCACGTACGACTCGACTTCGAGGTCGAGACCTACTTCTCAAAGAAGCAAGCCGAGGCGCAGCAGGACGCCCCCCGCGTAAGGGACAGCGGTGCGTTCTTCCCGGAGGTGGCGATCACGTTCGCCGTCACGCCGGGCGAGCACTATCACGTACCGCTGCTGCTCAACCCGTTCGGCTACTCCGTTTACCGAGGGAGCTAG
- the uraD gene encoding 2-oxo-4-hydroxy-4-carboxy-5-ureidoimidazoline decarboxylase, which yields MTSSSTPGLARFNALPESAATAALHEACASSAWGSKLLSQRPFPTVEALFAASDAATAELTDEDLAEAMAGHPPIGRPKPGDPTSSREQRGMAGASEELKAEMLELNLAYQEKFGHVFLICATGATGEQMRDAVKTRIGNTAEEERGNVRTELGKINRIRLTRLVEEDKD from the coding sequence GTGACTTCGAGCTCGACGCCGGGCCTTGCCCGGTTCAACGCCTTGCCGGAGAGTGCGGCCACCGCCGCCCTCCACGAGGCCTGCGCCTCATCGGCCTGGGGAAGCAAACTGCTCTCCCAGCGCCCTTTCCCCACCGTCGAAGCCCTCTTCGCCGCCAGTGACGCCGCCACGGCCGAGCTGACCGACGAGGATCTGGCCGAGGCGATGGCCGGGCACCCGCCGATCGGCCGCCCGAAGCCCGGGGACCCCACGTCGTCGCGTGAACAGCGCGGCATGGCGGGGGCCTCCGAAGAGCTCAAGGCAGAGATGCTCGAACTGAACCTGGCCTACCAGGAGAAGTTCGGTCACGTCTTTCTGATCTGCGCCACCGGCGCGACCGGCGAGCAGATGCGCGATGCGGTGAAGACCCGGATCGGCAACACCGCCGAGGAGGAGCGCGGAAACGTGCGCACCGAACTCGGGAAGATCAACCGAATCCGGCTGACCCGTCTCGTAGAAGAGGACAAGGACTGA
- a CDS encoding helix-turn-helix domain-containing protein encodes MTGVRGDHGPFVAAVKPLVDAMGGEIVPPDEAGADDVVLAWEGQDVLAVRLPQLADSLDHILLALERKRGVPLSELDRKAKQEVVRILEARGAFAVRHGVETVAGALGVSRFTVYNYLNRST; translated from the coding sequence ATGACCGGTGTCAGAGGCGATCACGGCCCCTTCGTGGCCGCCGTCAAGCCGCTCGTGGACGCCATGGGCGGCGAGATCGTGCCCCCCGACGAGGCGGGCGCCGACGACGTCGTCCTCGCCTGGGAGGGGCAGGACGTGCTGGCCGTGCGGCTTCCGCAGCTCGCTGACTCCCTGGACCACATCCTGCTGGCCCTGGAGCGCAAGCGCGGCGTACCCCTGTCGGAGCTGGACCGCAAGGCGAAGCAGGAGGTCGTACGGATACTTGAGGCGCGAGGCGCCTTCGCCGTGCGGCACGGGGTGGAGACGGTGGCCGGCGCGCTCGGTGTCTCCCGCTTCACCGTGTACAACTACCTCAACCGCTCCACCTGA
- a CDS encoding TIM barrel protein, which yields MGYSDQRFNVNLSILFTELPLLERPAAAAAAGFTAVELWWPWVDAPTPEQSELDALRAAITDAGVQLVGLNFYAGQLPGPDRGALSIPGEESEKFRANLSVAADFAQSLGCKALNALYGNRVEGVDPAVQDELALENLAAAAREADRVGAILLIEALNKPESPRCPIVSAPAAIAVVDKVNSATGLGNAKFLMDLYHLSMNGEDLPAVIDQYVAQTGHVQIADNPGRGAPGTGSLPLEELLDQLRKAGYEGYVGLEYKAGDRPSAEAFGWLPAAD from the coding sequence ATGGGATACTCCGACCAGCGCTTCAATGTGAACCTGTCGATCCTCTTCACGGAACTCCCGCTCCTGGAGCGCCCCGCGGCTGCCGCCGCGGCGGGCTTCACGGCGGTCGAGCTGTGGTGGCCCTGGGTCGACGCCCCCACCCCCGAGCAGTCCGAGCTCGATGCCCTTCGGGCCGCGATCACGGACGCCGGCGTACAGCTGGTGGGCCTGAACTTCTACGCCGGGCAGCTGCCCGGACCGGACCGCGGCGCCCTGTCGATTCCGGGCGAGGAGAGCGAGAAGTTCCGCGCGAACCTCTCGGTGGCGGCGGACTTCGCCCAGTCCCTCGGCTGCAAGGCGCTCAACGCGCTGTACGGCAACCGGGTGGAGGGCGTGGACCCCGCGGTCCAGGACGAACTCGCCCTGGAGAACCTGGCGGCGGCGGCCCGCGAGGCCGACCGCGTCGGCGCGATCCTGCTGATCGAGGCCCTCAACAAGCCCGAGTCGCCGCGCTGCCCGATCGTCAGCGCACCCGCGGCGATCGCCGTGGTGGACAAGGTGAACTCGGCCACCGGGCTCGGCAACGCCAAGTTCCTGATGGACCTGTACCACCTGTCCATGAACGGTGAGGACCTGCCGGCCGTCATCGATCAGTACGTGGCCCAGACCGGGCACGTGCAGATCGCCGACAACCCTGGCCGTGGCGCCCCGGGGACGGGGTCGCTGCCGCTGGAGGAGCTGCTGGATCAGCTCCGGAAGGCGGGTTACGAGGGGTACGTCGGGCTGGAGTACAAGGCTGGGGACCGGCCTAGCGCCGAGGCCTTCGGCTGGCTGCCCGCAGCGGACTAG
- a CDS encoding 2-hydroxy-3-oxopropionate reductase encodes MSNLPKIAWIGLGIMGSPMSENLIKAGYSVTGFTLEQDKLDRLAAAGGTVAKSIAEAVKDADVIVTMVPASPQVEAIAYGENGILENARSGALIVDMSSITPQTSVDLAKAAKEKGIRVLDAPVSGGEAGAIEAVLSIMVGGEQADFDEAKPLLDALGKTIVLCGPHGSGQTVKAANQLIVAVNIQACAEAVVFLEKSGVDLTAALDVLNGGLAGSTVLTRKKDNFLNRDFKPGFRIDLHHKDMGIVTDAARNVGASLPVGAVVAQLVASLRTQGDGGLDHSALLRGVERLSGAEL; translated from the coding sequence ATGAGCAACCTTCCCAAGATCGCGTGGATCGGACTCGGCATCATGGGGTCCCCCATGTCCGAGAACCTGATCAAGGCTGGTTACTCCGTCACCGGCTTCACCCTTGAGCAGGACAAGCTGGACCGCCTCGCGGCCGCCGGCGGAACCGTCGCCAAGTCGATCGCCGAGGCCGTCAAGGACGCCGACGTCATCGTCACGATGGTGCCCGCGTCCCCGCAGGTCGAGGCCATCGCGTACGGCGAGAACGGCATCCTGGAGAACGCGAGGTCCGGCGCGCTGATCGTCGACATGTCGTCGATCACCCCGCAGACCTCCGTGGACCTGGCCAAGGCCGCCAAGGAGAAGGGCATCCGCGTCCTGGACGCCCCCGTCTCCGGTGGCGAGGCCGGCGCCATCGAGGCCGTGCTCTCCATCATGGTCGGCGGCGAGCAGGCCGACTTCGACGAGGCCAAGCCCCTCCTCGACGCCCTCGGCAAGACCATCGTGCTGTGCGGTCCGCACGGCTCTGGTCAGACCGTGAAGGCCGCCAACCAGCTCATCGTCGCCGTGAACATCCAGGCGTGCGCCGAGGCCGTCGTCTTCCTGGAGAAGTCCGGGGTGGACCTGACCGCCGCCCTCGACGTCCTGAACGGGGGGCTCGCCGGCTCGACCGTCCTGACACGCAAGAAGGACAACTTCCTCAACCGCGACTTCAAGCCCGGCTTCCGGATCGACCTGCACCACAAGGACATGGGCATCGTCACCGACGCCGCCCGCAATGTCGGTGCCTCGCTCCCGGTCGGCGCCGTGGTCGCCCAGCTCGTCGCCTCGCTGCGCACGCAGGGTGACGGCGGCCTCGACCACTCCGCGCTGCTGCGCGGCGTGGAGCGCCTGTCGGGCGCCGAGCTCTAA
- a CDS encoding catalase, with translation MSKRVLTTESGAPVADNQNSATAGVGGPLLLQDQHLLEKLARFNRERIPERVVHARGSGAYGYFEVTDDVTAYTSADFLNTVGKRTETFLRFSTVADSLGGADAVRDPRGFALKFYTEEGNYDLVGNNTPVFFIKDPIKFPDFIHSQKRDPFTGKQEPDNVWDFWAHAPEATHQVTWLMGDRGIPASYRHMNGYGSHTYQWTNEAGEAFFVKYHFKTNQGVRSLSSEQAAELAGKDANSHQTDLLQAIERGVNPSWTLHVQIMPAAEAADYRFNPFDLTKVWPHSDYPLQRVGRLVLDRNPDNVFAEVEQAAFSPNNFVPGIGPSPDKMLQGRLFAYADAHRYRLGVNHTLLAVNAPKATTADNYGRDGLMASNAYGRDRKNYEPNSYDGPVETGRPLSAPLAVNGHTGTHEAPLHTKDDHFFQAGELYRLMSAEEQARLVANIAGGLSQVTRDDVIEKNLAHFHAADAEYGKRVEEAVRALRED, from the coding sequence ATGTCGAAGCGTGTGCTCACGACCGAGTCCGGCGCCCCTGTCGCCGACAACCAGAACTCAGCCACCGCCGGCGTCGGTGGCCCGCTCCTCCTCCAGGACCAGCACCTCCTTGAGAAGCTCGCCCGCTTCAACCGCGAGCGCATCCCGGAGCGTGTGGTGCACGCGCGTGGTTCCGGTGCCTACGGCTACTTCGAGGTGACCGACGACGTCACCGCGTACACCTCGGCCGACTTCCTGAACACCGTCGGCAAGCGCACCGAGACCTTCCTGCGCTTCTCCACGGTGGCGGACAGCCTCGGCGGCGCGGACGCGGTCCGTGACCCGCGCGGCTTCGCGCTGAAGTTCTACACCGAGGAGGGGAACTACGACCTCGTCGGCAACAACACCCCGGTGTTCTTCATCAAGGACCCGATCAAGTTCCCCGACTTCATCCACTCCCAGAAGCGCGACCCCTTCACGGGCAAGCAGGAGCCGGACAACGTCTGGGACTTCTGGGCGCACGCCCCCGAGGCGACGCACCAGGTGACGTGGCTGATGGGTGACCGCGGCATCCCCGCGTCGTACCGCCACATGAACGGCTACGGCTCGCACACCTACCAGTGGACGAACGAGGCCGGCGAGGCCTTCTTCGTGAAGTACCACTTCAAGACGAACCAGGGTGTACGCAGCCTGTCGTCGGAGCAGGCCGCCGAGCTCGCGGGCAAGGACGCCAACTCGCACCAGACGGACCTCCTGCAGGCCATCGAGCGCGGCGTGAACCCGTCCTGGACGCTGCACGTGCAGATCATGCCGGCGGCGGAGGCGGCGGACTACCGCTTCAACCCCTTCGACCTGACGAAGGTGTGGCCGCACAGCGACTACCCGCTGCAGCGCGTGGGCCGTCTGGTCCTTGACCGCAACCCCGACAACGTCTTCGCCGAGGTCGAGCAGGCCGCCTTCTCCCCGAACAACTTCGTTCCGGGCATCGGTCCATCGCCCGACAAGATGCTCCAGGGCCGCCTGTTCGCCTACGCGGACGCCCACCGCTACCGCCTGGGCGTCAACCACACGCTGCTCGCGGTGAACGCGCCGAAGGCGACCACCGCGGACAACTACGGCCGTGACGGTCTGATGGCGTCCAATGCCTACGGCCGCGACCGCAAAAACTACGAGCCCAACTCGTACGACGGCCCGGTCGAGACCGGCCGGCCGCTGTCCGCCCCGCTGGCCGTCAACGGCCACACGGGCACGCACGAGGCGCCGCTGCACACCAAGGACGACCACTTCTTCCAGGCGGGCGAGCTGTACCGCCTGATGTCGGCCGAGGAGCAGGCCCGTCTGGTGGCGAACATCGCGGGCGGCCTCTCGCAGGTCACCCGTGACGACGTCATCGAGAAGAACCTGGCCCACTTCCACGCCGCCGACGCCGAGTACGGCAAGCGCGTGGAGGAGGCTGTCCGCGCCCTGCGCGAGGATTAG